The proteins below are encoded in one region of Pseudomonas sp. SCB32:
- a CDS encoding agmatine/peptidylarginine deiminase — MHLNDMQNGWRMPAEWVPHAATWMAFPHNRPLWEDGWGVTLEQVQEDFIRVANAIARFELVKLVVDPSAVARADALCGPNVELVVLPIDDSWCRDSGPTFVCHPQHGVAGVSWRFNAWGGKSVHTLDEGLGRRVLNQLGLGCFGTPLANEGGAIHVDGEGTLITTESVLLNPNRNPGVSKREMEEIFARLLGVTKTIWLPGDPQYVTGDMTDGHVDGVCAFARPGVLLVDATRDASSTYAEVARENRRALELATDAKGRSFELIELFEASTAVDPEAEVFCASYTNFYLANGAVIMPAYGIAADDEAAAVLARAFPGREVVPVRINHLAHGGGGVHCITQQQPAWPLGGL, encoded by the coding sequence ATGCATCTCAACGATATGCAGAACGGCTGGCGCATGCCCGCCGAATGGGTACCCCACGCAGCGACCTGGATGGCGTTCCCGCATAACCGTCCGCTCTGGGAAGACGGCTGGGGCGTGACCCTGGAGCAGGTGCAGGAAGACTTCATCCGGGTGGCCAACGCCATTGCCCGTTTCGAGCTGGTGAAGCTGGTGGTGGACCCGTCCGCCGTGGCCCGCGCCGACGCACTGTGCGGACCGAACGTGGAACTGGTGGTGCTGCCCATCGACGACAGCTGGTGCCGTGATTCCGGGCCGACCTTCGTCTGCCATCCGCAGCATGGTGTGGCCGGGGTGAGCTGGCGCTTCAACGCCTGGGGCGGCAAGTCGGTGCACACGCTGGACGAGGGGCTGGGCCGGCGCGTGCTCAATCAGCTGGGGCTGGGCTGCTTCGGCACGCCGCTGGCCAACGAGGGCGGGGCCATCCACGTGGACGGCGAAGGCACGCTGATCACTACCGAGTCGGTGCTGCTCAACCCCAACCGCAATCCCGGCGTGAGCAAGCGCGAGATGGAGGAAATCTTCGCCCGCCTGCTGGGCGTGACCAAGACCATCTGGCTGCCGGGCGACCCGCAGTACGTGACGGGCGACATGACCGACGGCCACGTCGATGGCGTATGTGCCTTCGCCCGCCCCGGCGTGCTGCTGGTGGACGCAACCCGCGATGCTTCCAGCACCTACGCCGAAGTTGCCCGCGAGAACCGCCGTGCACTGGAGTTGGCGACCGATGCCAAGGGCCGCTCCTTCGAGCTGATCGAGCTGTTCGAGGCCAGCACGGCGGTGGACCCGGAGGCGGAAGTCTTCTGCGCGTCCTACACCAACTTCTACCTGGCCAACGGCGCTGTGATCATGCCGGCCTACGGCATCGCCGCCGATGACGAAGCTGCCGCAGTGCTGGCCCGTGCCTTCCCCGGACGCGAGGTGGTGCCCGTGCGCATCAACCACCTGGCCCACGGTGGCGGCGGGGTGCACTGCATCACCCAGCAGCAGCCGGCCTGGCCGCTGGGAGGCCTGTGA
- a CDS encoding extracellular solute-binding protein → MKSMLIGALGLSLACALQPAAAEEKVLRLFNWADYFAPDTLDGFTRETGIRVIYDVMDGSETLEAKMMAGHSGYDLVFPGDTVAERLMRAGALQKLDDSKLEHLGDIEPGLQNLQSKYPYSRHAVVPYTWGSIGLTFNRAKIDQRMSDAPVNSLDLLFKPELAKHFADCGISLIDSPDEVLAVVLNYLGRDPRSGKPEDLADALAVLNGIRPYIRKFQSQPVTQLVNGDLCLSLGYSGDVIQSQRAADEAGKKERFEYRVPREGTSVWMDTMAIPADAPHPEYAYALINYLMRPQVMAAISNATGYPTSNAKARPMVDASMRNNPDIYLDEKAYARLFPGKDIPQRDMRARMRTWTSFKTGTGTGTGTGS, encoded by the coding sequence ATGAAATCGATGCTGATCGGCGCGCTGGGCCTGTCCCTGGCTTGCGCCCTGCAACCTGCGGCGGCGGAGGAAAAGGTCCTGCGCCTGTTCAACTGGGCGGACTACTTCGCCCCTGACACCCTCGACGGTTTCACTCGTGAGACCGGCATCCGGGTGATCTATGACGTGATGGACGGCAGCGAGACGCTGGAGGCCAAGATGATGGCCGGGCACAGCGGCTATGACCTGGTCTTCCCCGGCGACACCGTGGCCGAGCGGCTGATGCGCGCCGGTGCGCTGCAGAAGCTGGATGACAGCAAACTGGAGCACCTGGGCGACATCGAGCCGGGCCTTCAGAACCTGCAGAGCAAGTACCCGTATTCGCGCCACGCCGTGGTGCCCTACACCTGGGGCAGCATCGGCCTGACCTTCAACCGCGCGAAGATCGACCAGCGCATGAGTGACGCGCCGGTAAACAGCCTCGACCTGCTGTTCAAGCCGGAGTTGGCCAAGCATTTCGCTGACTGCGGCATCTCGCTGATCGACTCGCCGGACGAAGTGCTCGCGGTGGTGCTCAATTACCTGGGGCGTGACCCGCGCAGCGGCAAGCCGGAGGACCTGGCCGACGCGCTGGCGGTGCTCAATGGCATCCGCCCGTATATCCGCAAGTTCCAGTCGCAGCCGGTCACCCAGCTGGTCAACGGCGACCTGTGCCTGTCGCTGGGCTACAGCGGTGACGTGATCCAGTCGCAGCGCGCCGCCGACGAGGCGGGCAAGAAGGAGCGCTTCGAGTATCGCGTACCACGCGAAGGCACCTCGGTGTGGATGGACACCATGGCGATTCCCGCCGACGCGCCGCACCCGGAATACGCCTATGCGCTGATCAACTACCTGATGCGCCCGCAGGTGATGGCGGCAATCAGCAACGCCACCGGCTACCCGACCTCCAATGCCAAGGCGCGGCCGATGGTGGACGCGAGCATGCGCAACAATCCGGACATCTATCTTGATGAGAAGGCCTATGCGCGGCTATTCCCCGGCAAGGACATTCCGCAGCGCGACATGCGTGCGCGGATGCGCACCTGGACAAGTTTCAAGACCGGCACCGGCACCGGCACCGGCACCGGAAGCTGA
- a CDS encoding cupin domain-containing protein, translating into MKIIRSKRFTANRPWGALDIANMNGITTRLHWTDQPYKWHINDGEEVFVVLDGRVAMHYRDTKGEHQVMLETGDIFYASIGTEHVAHPQGEARILVIESEGSV; encoded by the coding sequence TTGAAAATCATCCGCAGCAAGCGCTTCACCGCGAACCGTCCCTGGGGCGCGCTCGATATCGCCAACATGAACGGAATCACCACCCGGCTGCACTGGACCGACCAGCCGTACAAATGGCACATCAATGACGGCGAAGAGGTATTCGTGGTGCTCGACGGGCGGGTGGCGATGCATTACCGCGATACGAAGGGCGAGCATCAGGTCATGCTGGAAACCGGGGATATCTTCTACGCCTCCATCGGCACCGAGCATGTGGCCCACCCACAAGGCGAGGCGCGCATTCTGGTGATCGAAAGCGAGGGGAGTGTCTGA
- a CDS encoding LysR family transcriptional regulator — MLKHWPPLNTLRGFEAAARLGSFHKAAEELHLTQSAISQQIRSLESFVEQPLFYRSGRKVALTDAGFDLLSTTQSLLQQLAVGIRRLDQYRKPNQLVVNTTPAFARHWLVPRLGDFHTRHPQIDLWLLTTSDTPDMATQTIDIAVRDDLTAQAECRFRILLEDRLYPACHPRLLDQPAETRTTLHGEREMDWAHWQLQGGADIGQRSAGLNFSDPGLLLDAASQSLGIALVSRLLAGDARESGLLTPLCEQTVRGPYWSLLVHQQSDRTAQVGQFCEWLEGALGLSL, encoded by the coding sequence ATGCTCAAACACTGGCCTCCCCTGAACACCCTGCGCGGCTTCGAAGCTGCGGCCCGGCTGGGCAGCTTCCACAAGGCGGCGGAGGAACTGCACCTCACCCAGTCCGCCATCAGCCAGCAGATCCGCAGCCTGGAAAGCTTCGTCGAACAGCCGCTGTTCTATCGCAGCGGCCGCAAGGTCGCCCTCACCGACGCCGGCTTCGACCTGCTCAGCACCACCCAGTCGCTGCTGCAGCAACTGGCCGTGGGCATCCGTCGCCTCGACCAGTACCGCAAACCCAACCAGCTGGTGGTCAACACCACCCCGGCCTTCGCCCGCCACTGGCTGGTACCGCGCCTGGGCGACTTCCACACCCGCCACCCGCAGATCGACCTGTGGCTGCTGACCACCAGCGACACCCCGGACATGGCCACCCAGACCATCGACATCGCCGTGCGCGACGACCTCACCGCCCAGGCCGAATGCCGCTTCCGTATCCTCCTCGAAGACCGCCTCTACCCCGCGTGCCACCCACGCCTGCTCGACCAGCCGGCGGAAACGCGCACCACCCTGCACGGCGAGCGGGAAATGGACTGGGCGCACTGGCAGCTGCAAGGCGGCGCCGATATCGGCCAGCGCAGCGCGGGGTTGAACTTCTCCGATCCGGGCCTGCTGCTGGATGCCGCCAGCCAGAGCCTGGGCATTGCCCTGGTCAGCCGGCTGCTGGCCGGCGACGCGCGGGAGAGCGGCCTGCTGACACCGCTGTGCGAACAGACCGTGCGTGGCCCTTACTGGTCGTTGCTGGTCCATCAGCAAAGCGACCGGACAGCACAGGTGGGGCAGTTCTGCGAGTGGCTGGAGGGGGCGTTGGGGCTATCCCTGTAG
- a CDS encoding NAD-dependent deacylase, whose amino-acid sequence MTFAPALLDALRNARHVVVFTGAGVSAESGIPTFRDRLTGLWARFEPSRLATADAFRADPSLVWGWYQWRRSIVHRARPNPAHLAIAALAAKVPQLTLVTQNVDDLHERAGSASVIHLHGQLERPRCFTCQREPDEPLPVPDEPEAGRHVTPPACAHCGGPLRPGVVWFGESLPLNALTHAFEAAEDCDLLISVGTSGVVYPAAEIPQVAWRAGATLLHINPTPGPLHGERDFALASAAGVALPELVETAFAARASSS is encoded by the coding sequence ATGACCTTCGCCCCCGCCCTCCTCGATGCCCTGCGCAACGCCCGGCATGTGGTGGTTTTCACTGGCGCCGGGGTTTCCGCCGAAAGCGGCATTCCCACCTTCCGCGACCGCCTCACCGGTCTCTGGGCACGTTTCGAGCCCTCCCGCCTGGCCACCGCCGATGCTTTCCGCGCCGACCCATCACTGGTCTGGGGCTGGTACCAGTGGCGGCGCAGTATCGTCCACCGCGCACGCCCCAATCCCGCGCACCTGGCCATCGCCGCGCTGGCAGCCAAGGTGCCGCAACTGACCCTGGTCACCCAGAACGTCGACGACCTCCACGAGCGCGCCGGCAGCGCCTCCGTCATTCACCTGCACGGCCAGCTCGAACGCCCGCGCTGCTTCACCTGCCAGCGCGAGCCGGATGAGCCGCTGCCGGTCCCCGACGAACCCGAGGCCGGCCGGCACGTCACCCCGCCCGCCTGCGCCCATTGCGGTGGCCCGTTGCGCCCTGGCGTGGTGTGGTTCGGCGAAAGCCTGCCGCTGAACGCGCTGACCCACGCCTTTGAAGCCGCCGAAGACTGCGACCTGCTGATCTCGGTCGGCACCTCCGGCGTGGTCTACCCGGCGGCGGAAATCCCCCAGGTGGCCTGGCGCGCCGGCGCCACGCTGCTGCACATCAACCCCACGCCGGGGCCGCTGCACGGCGAACGGGATTTCGCCCTCGCCAGCGCGGCGGGTGTGGCGCTGCCGGAGTTGGTCGAGACGGCGTTCGCGGCCAGGGCAAGTAGCTCCTGA
- a CDS encoding DUF2798 domain-containing protein, protein MIARRYSPLLFALILSGVMTLLVSGLSTFRAVGFVPTVAQLWVGAWLTSWCIAFPLVLVIAPLTRRLVERLVRAES, encoded by the coding sequence ATGATCGCCCGCCGCTACAGCCCGCTGCTGTTCGCGCTGATCCTCTCCGGCGTGATGACCCTGCTGGTCTCCGGCCTCTCCACCTTCCGGGCCGTCGGCTTCGTCCCCACCGTCGCCCAGCTCTGGGTAGGCGCCTGGCTCACCAGCTGGTGCATCGCCTTCCCGCTGGTGCTGGTCATCGCCCCGCTGACACGGCGGCTGGTCGAGAGACTGGTCCGGGCAGAGTCGTAG
- a CDS encoding glycosyltransferase, giving the protein MRFFGVTQFSLFHPGSVAWHISKKSESVYLRELYSDERMLPRIEIFLGRSLPIYQKMAEKYNYRHILLYSEFLPEKWLKVLEDAAEKYPVLYLNKTGSDLNYKKAMLDFLAGAESTTVAWFRVDDDDVLSANYLDRLAGYMRQEYEGMAVSFGMGLTALYSNGIFSNFRKFRQPLLSAGMAFIGRYNAELKSLQFPDGGDHTTVDVRTPVVLDSRCVSYILTRHVSQDAGVNGSDSPITLSNSLSKHPVAKDCARLGDEFPTVVPDFQRHDAIGQVLFDSGFGKVGFISDGLSVKLGLGSGSYSIECSVLGGGSVADECGAIISFVFEGENIDDVIGLSMSPDPAIGWYRYLKTDALETFTKFDFTIPTKCRLREVVVRSSRCNTRVLFNRVKVFSSYGVV; this is encoded by the coding sequence ATGCGTTTTTTCGGAGTTACCCAGTTCAGTCTTTTTCATCCGGGAAGTGTTGCGTGGCATATTTCAAAGAAGTCGGAATCTGTATATCTGCGAGAGTTGTACTCGGATGAACGTATGCTTCCAAGGATTGAGATCTTTCTGGGGAGGAGTTTGCCGATTTATCAGAAGATGGCTGAAAAGTACAATTATCGACATATTCTCCTCTATTCGGAGTTTCTGCCTGAAAAGTGGCTGAAGGTGCTCGAGGACGCGGCGGAGAAATACCCGGTTCTGTATTTGAACAAAACGGGTTCCGACCTGAATTACAAAAAAGCGATGCTTGACTTTCTTGCGGGGGCCGAATCTACCACTGTGGCCTGGTTCAGGGTCGACGATGATGATGTGCTAAGCGCAAATTACCTGGACCGACTTGCCGGGTACATGCGCCAGGAGTATGAGGGAATGGCGGTATCCTTTGGTATGGGGCTGACCGCGCTTTATTCTAATGGGATATTCAGTAATTTCAGGAAGTTCAGGCAACCCCTGTTGTCGGCGGGGATGGCGTTCATTGGGCGCTACAATGCCGAGCTGAAAAGTCTTCAGTTCCCCGATGGCGGTGACCATACCACTGTTGACGTTCGGACTCCGGTGGTACTTGACTCCCGGTGCGTGAGTTATATTTTGACTCGGCATGTTTCCCAGGATGCGGGTGTCAATGGAAGTGATTCGCCGATAACTCTTTCCAATTCTCTGTCCAAACATCCGGTTGCAAAGGATTGTGCACGGCTGGGTGACGAGTTTCCAACGGTTGTTCCGGACTTTCAGCGTCACGATGCCATAGGTCAGGTCCTGTTTGATTCGGGATTTGGAAAGGTGGGATTCATTTCGGATGGTCTCTCGGTGAAGCTTGGGCTTGGTTCTGGCTCATATTCTATTGAGTGTAGTGTGCTGGGTGGAGGAAGTGTGGCGGATGAATGCGGTGCGATAATCTCCTTTGTTTTTGAGGGTGAAAATATCGATGATGTAATAGGGCTTTCCATGTCGCCCGATCCTGCCATCGGATGGTATCGCTATCTGAAGACGGATGCTCTGGAGACCTTTACGAAATTTGATTTTACTATTCCGACCAAGTGTCGCCTTAGAGAGGTTGTTGTGCGGTCGTCGCGTTGCAATACTCGAGTGCTGTTCAATAGGGTAAAAGTGTTTAGTAGTTACGGGGTTGTTTAG
- a CDS encoding flavodoxin family protein: MKSIAIVYHSASGRTERIAQTIASGAGLVPGCDVHLLKAQALIERPDALLTYHGLILGSPTYLGGVSAPLKALMDATGPLWRQQKLRGRLAAGFTVSALPAGDKQSTLISLFTFCMQHGMLWAGNPILPEQHLGVPYDEAANRLGSWTGLMAQADKTAPDFVPGDLKTARMFGQHFAETLCRLRQPHGETAQETHA; the protein is encoded by the coding sequence ATGAAAAGCATCGCCATCGTCTACCACAGCGCCAGCGGCCGCACCGAGCGGATCGCCCAGACCATCGCCAGCGGCGCCGGCCTGGTGCCGGGCTGCGACGTGCATCTGCTCAAGGCCCAGGCGCTCATCGAACGTCCGGACGCCCTGCTCACCTACCACGGCCTGATCCTTGGCTCGCCCACCTACCTGGGCGGCGTCTCGGCGCCACTGAAAGCCCTGATGGACGCCACCGGCCCACTCTGGCGCCAGCAGAAGCTGCGCGGTCGCCTCGCCGCTGGCTTCACCGTCTCGGCGCTGCCCGCGGGCGACAAGCAGTCCACGCTGATCTCGCTGTTCACCTTCTGCATGCAGCACGGGATGCTCTGGGCCGGCAATCCGATCCTCCCCGAGCAGCACCTGGGCGTGCCCTATGACGAGGCTGCCAACCGCCTCGGCTCCTGGACCGGATTGATGGCCCAGGCCGACAAGACGGCGCCGGACTTCGTCCCCGGCGACCTGAAGACCGCACGGATGTTCGGCCAGCACTTCGCCGAGACCCTGTGTCGGCTGCGCCAGCCACACGGCGAAACCGCGCAGGAGACCCACGCATGA
- the aguB gene encoding N-carbamoylputrescine amidase has translation MSKLTVAVLQFSCSWDLPRNLDEAEHHVRAAAAAGARLILLPELFATPYFCIEQDHAHLALAQPYEDSPLLQRFSRLAAELNVVLPLSWFERAGNAYFNSLTVADADGRLLGVYRKTHIPNAIGYQEKEYFSPGDTGFRVWDTAIGRIGVGICWDQWFPETARCLALQGAEILLFPTAIGSEPGAAHMDSRDHWQTAQRGHSAANLLPVLAANRIGEEIAPGDDSLRMRFYGSSFITDHKGALLAEAGRNEAAVLVRELDLHLAREERLTWGVFRDRRPEMYGPLLGLDGRHLHSRWQGQGV, from the coding sequence ATGAGCAAGCTGACCGTTGCGGTGCTGCAGTTCTCCTGCAGCTGGGACCTGCCGCGCAACCTCGACGAAGCCGAGCACCACGTGCGCGCGGCGGCCGCGGCCGGGGCACGGCTGATCCTGCTGCCCGAGCTGTTCGCCACGCCGTACTTCTGTATCGAGCAGGATCACGCCCATCTGGCGCTGGCCCAGCCCTATGAGGACAGCCCGCTGTTGCAACGCTTCTCACGGCTGGCGGCGGAGCTGAACGTGGTGCTACCGCTGAGCTGGTTCGAACGCGCCGGCAACGCCTACTTCAACTCGCTGACCGTCGCAGACGCCGACGGCCGCCTGCTCGGGGTGTACCGCAAGACGCACATTCCCAACGCCATCGGCTACCAGGAGAAGGAATACTTCAGCCCCGGCGATACCGGCTTCCGTGTCTGGGACACGGCGATCGGCCGCATCGGCGTGGGCATCTGCTGGGACCAGTGGTTCCCCGAGACGGCGCGCTGCCTGGCGCTGCAAGGCGCGGAAATCCTCCTGTTCCCCACCGCCATCGGCTCCGAGCCGGGGGCGGCGCACATGGATTCCCGCGACCACTGGCAGACCGCCCAGCGCGGCCATTCCGCCGCCAACCTGCTGCCGGTGCTGGCAGCCAATCGCATCGGCGAAGAAATCGCGCCCGGTGACGACAGCCTGCGCATGCGCTTCTACGGGTCGTCCTTCATCACCGACCACAAGGGCGCGCTGCTGGCCGAGGCCGGACGCAACGAAGCGGCCGTGCTGGTCCGTGAGCTGGACCTGCACTTGGCGCGCGAGGAACGCCTGACCTGGGGTGTGTTCCGCGACCGCCGCCCCGAGATGTATGGCCCGTTGCTCGGCCTCGATGGCCGGCACCTTCACTCACGCTGGCAAGGCCAGGGAGTCTGA
- a CDS encoding agmatine/peptidylarginine deiminase, which produces MMTRRNLLGAGMTLATGFGLGLGRVALATERWYMPDEHRRQERVFVAYAASPEIWKDWAGAVNATVVRLARTIAEFQPVTVLCRPEQLAEAKRACAGPNIDFLALPLDDIWVRDYGGCFLVNDAGGLAQADFNFNGWGGKQQAGRDGEAAAALAEDLEAQAFVSKLCGEGGGIEVDGQGTAIFTESCWVNDNRNPGWTRPRIEAELKQRLGLRKVIWLPGIRGKDITDAHVDFYARFVEPGVLVVNLDNDPQSYDYAVTRRHLEILKTATDADGRPLRLHSLPPPLKPKPSPYNRGNPDFAAGYINYLPVNGGVIAPRFGDAEADEHCHALLGELYPDREVVQLDIDPIAAGGGGIHCVTLQMPAV; this is translated from the coding sequence ATGATGACTCGCAGGAACCTGCTCGGCGCCGGCATGACGCTGGCGACGGGGTTCGGACTGGGCCTGGGCCGCGTCGCGCTGGCGACGGAGCGCTGGTACATGCCCGACGAGCACCGCCGGCAGGAGCGGGTGTTCGTCGCCTATGCGGCGTCGCCCGAGATCTGGAAGGACTGGGCGGGTGCGGTGAACGCGACGGTGGTGCGGCTCGCCCGCACCATCGCCGAGTTCCAGCCGGTGACGGTGCTCTGCCGGCCGGAGCAACTGGCCGAGGCCAAACGCGCCTGCGCCGGCCCCAACATCGACTTCCTGGCGCTGCCGCTGGATGACATCTGGGTCCGTGACTACGGTGGCTGCTTCCTGGTGAACGACGCCGGTGGCCTGGCCCAGGCCGATTTCAATTTCAACGGCTGGGGTGGCAAGCAACAGGCCGGGCGCGATGGCGAAGCGGCGGCGGCCCTGGCCGAGGACCTGGAAGCCCAGGCGTTCGTCAGCAAACTGTGCGGTGAGGGCGGCGGCATCGAGGTGGACGGCCAGGGCACCGCCATCTTCACCGAGAGCTGCTGGGTCAACGACAACCGCAACCCCGGCTGGACGCGCCCGCGCATCGAGGCGGAGCTGAAGCAGCGCTTGGGGCTGCGCAAGGTGATCTGGCTGCCGGGCATTCGTGGCAAGGACATCACCGATGCCCACGTGGACTTCTATGCGCGCTTCGTCGAGCCGGGCGTGCTGGTGGTCAACCTGGACAACGACCCGCAGTCCTACGACTACGCGGTGACCCGCCGGCATCTGGAGATACTCAAGACGGCGACCGACGCCGACGGGCGCCCGCTACGCCTGCATAGCCTGCCACCGCCGCTCAAGCCCAAACCGAGCCCGTACAACAGAGGCAACCCGGACTTCGCCGCTGGCTACATCAACTACCTGCCGGTGAACGGCGGGGTGATCGCGCCGCGCTTCGGCGACGCGGAGGCGGACGAGCATTGCCATGCGCTGCTGGGTGAGCTGTATCCGGACCGGGAAGTCGTCCAGCTGGACATCGACCCCATCGCGGCCGGGGGCGGGGGTATCCACTGTGTGACCTTGCAGATGCCGGCGGTCTAG